The segment attatataaaaatatataagatataaagAGATTATACGTGGAGTTGTTTCCATCCAAAGGAAAAGACATGAGTCCCTTGATCCCACCACAAGCGCTGTGTCCTATCACCACAATGTTCTCCACCTACATCAATAAAATTCTGTTACATCTACTTAGACTTTATCAAAACTaacacttgttttttttttggtaaaatattaagTAAACTAACACTTGTTAGTTTTGTAAGTTAACATTTATAGTTTTATCTATTTCTacgatttattttattttatttttacaaagataATGACGTTCTGTAATTTTTTCTGATCAAGCGTTAGTTGTATGTATATTTCTCCAATTTGAGTATACAGCTATATaccgggggggggggggtaaaCTCATATAATTAAGTTGTATGTCATAACTGtattcattattaaaaaaacatgattttaagaTATATGGCATGACGTATTTTTTACGACATGTAtagttttatttacaatatcCAAACTTTTAGTAAGATTTTCAcactaataaaatttattatcacACTAAAGTACATTTCTCAAAAATATTTGACTGAaatttacataaattaaaattaaactagtTAAATCGAATTGAAGAAACAAGACTATATGTATAATTGTATCTATGATTTTTTCGAACGATGaagttaaacataaaaaatatcaatatcaaaaatattaaactctaaaattaatttaaaaataatagtattatatatcaaaatttattatttatgtgcATGATGCAGGGAAATCTGTAGTTATAAAGGAAACGGTTCACCTTAAGGTGCAAAACAGCGTATTCGATGGCTGCTCCTACTCCACCGTATTTGACCTGTAATTTTAGCAAAAAGTACAAAATATGGTCAACGTTACATCTCCTTACGACTAAAGTCAAGCACCTCAGAAGGTTTTAGTTAGAAGAGACAAAAGCAATAAAGTTGTGAACCTTGTCAAAAGGAGGAAACCATGTTGGCTATGTTACGGACAACGAAGGCCTCTCCTGGCTGAAAGTTGAGAACGTGCGATGGACACACACGCGAGTCGGAACAAGCAAACACCATGTACTGCACCACAGCATCCGCACATATATGTTACTTATTTttccatatataatttatacactgttatttttatactttttttatcattttctatatattttaccTTAGGACTCTGACCCTTGGCGAGCTCACCGTACAAAGCAGGGTTGGTTCtgcaaattaacatataattatgaACTTGTTAAAATCTAGCTATATAATGGTGTTATAAaagttaagaaaatacaaaatataaataattactcGTATTTCTCCTTCTTGAAAGTGATGAAGCCTTGCTTAATGTTTTCGACGGGGTCGAAAGCTTTCTTGTCGGAGGAAGTACCTGTCTGAAGTGCTGCCGTGACCTGCTCCACCTTAGCGGCCGCAACAGTCTTTAGCTCCTCCTTCTCGCTGCCCATGCAtgtttatacatatttttacgATTGATTTAAACAAGATTGTTATACATGACACCCAATTTACAGCCGTTTTTAATCCACCAAAACTAttcagattatatatatttatgggAATAAGAcgatatttatttacataataagCTTCTTGAGAGCTTCAATGGCCTCTTCGTATGCTTCGCTACCCATCTCTTCGCTCTGCAAGTTTGTTTGACCAATAAATGGTaagaaagtatatatacaatgaGAATGTCCACAGAAGTCCTTTTAACGTTGAAAACTATAATCAAcctatttttagcaaaaaaaaaaactataatcaaCCTATGCATTcgtcaaaaaagaaaactataattCAACATATTccttttttgggtcaaaatcaAACTATTCAAAACAACATAATACGACAAAGAAACGATTGTTTGGTACTTAGTAGTATAATTTACTATTGGGGTGAGAAGATCGGTAGTGTGGTTAGGAGAGAATCGGTAGgttgtaaaaataaatgattggTGGCGACTCCATCGATCACTAGTATGTTCCACAAGCTCACATATGGTATACCGTATATGCACACACACACGTCTCGGTTACATATAATCGCTTTGTTAAGGCTACTAGTAAGTTCTTTTTTTATCACATGGATCCTACGTACGTCCCAACTTCCAATTTAACAATATCCGATTTTGAGTAGAGTTGCCATAACGCTTTTAAAATTTGGAGGTCATTATCGTTTTACTCATGACATTATTCAATCAATATTTGAGACATTATTCAATCAATATTTGATTTAGATTGTCGAAACAAATGTCGAAACAAATAATGACACTTAAATTCATAAATTACACAAGGACACTTATGAAGTTTGAATCGCTGAAATGAACTATTCCCTTGTGATTTAACTAAAGCTACTAGCCTACTGTATGTCAGTCTTAACTATCAAAATAAAACACTGCTgataatagtaaaaataataaaaggacATGTGAAGCACACGTGAGAGCTTACTGGATTTGCCAAAGTTTCTTAAGAAAATCTACGAtgtaaaacttatttttttttccttcaaaataaaaataaaaatgaatatagaaTAAAATACGTCAACTTATTCTATAATTCAATATATACTAGTCAtgaaacaaatagaaaatatattactccattttttgGAATAAACATCAAAATGgaatgatatataaaatttgattaaagtatttgttattatatattcacttttacttcattttaaaaaaaatagagttaggctggaaatacaattaaattaattaatttatacagTTATGTGTACAAAAAGATAGGACTTTGATGGATATAAGAGCATGATTAGTGGTGAATTTTtgacaaagttttttttttaaaaactaataaaataaagaaaatgattgaAAGAGAATGCCAAAATAGTTACAATCGCTTCTTTATGAAGAAGTGTTGACAAATGTTTGAGATATGAGCTCTCCACTTGGCTATGTTTAGTGAACAGTTgcatttttgatattttaaattaatcatttaagtaaaaatattataaatattaatataaaacattaagagACTTGAGTGTGAGAGATTTACCACTAATGCTGCTCTGAGTTAACTAAAGAGTACCCACGTCAATGGATATTTCTTAGTATTAGATTAATTaggaaagaagagagaaagtgtaaaaatatcttatatggAAGACTTTCAAAAGGTCTGAGAAACTCAATGTACATTTGTCACTCAAttgattattttaatgttttcttaaaaaattaaaacaattaaattaataaaatattagtattttaagtGTCCTGGAATACAATTCTATTTTGGTTCGACTGAATAaatcatatagtttttttttgtaataataaaaaccaaaggaaGTCATCAAATGAGATGGTGAAAATTAACTAACAAGACAATTGTGAAATTGTAGGGCTGTTTCTTATGATTATTAATGAGAATCCAGAGGATAATTTAGTTTCATTTTATCTATCTAGATATTGTCCCTAACTCCCCCATTATACGTAAAAGACAATGTAACTAATATAAGCAAATGTATTAACCATAAGCTTTTAACCTATTAAGAAATAGGTGAATTGGCCAAAACTTTAAGGTAATAGGTGAATTGATTCatgcatattatatattacttgattaattttgaaattaccGATGTAGGGTTCAACACACTAACACCCCTTCCTCACATTCAGACATAACCATCTGAAGCGTGAGAATTTTTGTGGGACTACATTCACGGGTGTTCCCAACGATCGAAACATGCTCTGATATCATGTTAACCATGAGCTTTCAACCTAAACCTTAACGNNNNNNNNNNNNNNNNNNNNNNNNNNNNNNNNNNNNNNNNNNNNNNNNNNNNNNNNNNNNNNNNNNNNNNNNNNNNNNNNNNNNNNNNNNNNNNNNNNNNttttttttcaaaatccttGGGTTAACccacttttaaaataatgagttttcggtaaatcctctatatactacaaatttatactcttcactttggtttaaaatttcaaaccacattctacatttgaattaatgtattcttaaaatatatttcatggtatatagaatcttctaattttttaatatttattttactaaaatttcatatacttgCCTacattagtggaattagcattataaaatctttcattatctagagaaacggagacaacagaggctCTATTCTctttttgaccatcatcttatgttagtgctcgatgaaactatcactaaaaccagattttcatatttttgaattttccaaatccgtgggttaaccccttttaaaataatgagtttcgGTAAATCCGCTATTTACTGAAgttttatactcttcactttggtttaaaatttcaacccacattctacatttgaattaatgtattctaaactatctttcatggtatataggaatcattctaatttttttaatatttgtttactaaaatttcatatactgcctagattagtggaaatagcattataaaatcttcattatctagcaGAAATTGAGACAACAGAGGCTCTTAACTCTTTGactatcatcttatgttagtgctcgatgaaactatttactaaaaaccagattttcgtatttttttgaaaaaaatttcaaaatccgtgggttaaccccttttaaaataatgagttttcagtaaatcctttatatactgaagtttatactcttcactttggttAAAATTTCAACCATAttctatatttaaattaatttattctaaactatctttcatggtatataggaatcattctagtttttaatatttattttactaaatttcatatactgcctagattagtggaattagcataatacatcttcattatctaaagaaacggagacaacagaggctCTAAAagtctttgaccatcatcttatgttattgctcgatgaaactatacactaaaacctggatttcatatttatgaaaattttccaaatccgtgggttaacccctttttaataataagttttcggtaaatcctctatatactgaagtttatactcttcacttttgttaaaaattttcaaaccacatttgacatttgaattaatgtattctaaactatctttcatggtatagaggaatcattataatttttaatatttagtttacttaaatttcatatattactagaatagtggaattaccattataatataattattatctagagaaaagagacaacaaaggttctaaacctcttaaccatcatcttatgttagtgctcgatgaaactatacactaaaacaaatttcatattttgattttttttcaaaatccgtgggttaaccctttttaAAACAATGAGTTTTCTGTAAATCTTCTagatactgaagtttatactcttcacttttgcttaaaatttcaaacccattcggtatttgaattaatgtattctaactATCTTTCATACATTAcctagaatagtggaattaccatttaagatatttattagactagagaaacagagacaacaaaggttctaaacctctttaaCCATCATCTAATGTTAGTGCTTGATTAAACTATACATTAAAaacagattttcaaatttttgaaattttttcaaaatccgtgggttaccCCTTTTAAacaatgagttttcggtaaatcctctatatactgaaattatactcttcactttggtttaaatttcaaaccacattctacatttgaattaatgtatcctaactatctttcatggtatataggaatcattctaattttttaatattattttactaaatttcatatactgcctagattagtggaattagcattataaatctttattatctagagaaacggagacaacagaggctctaactctttgaccatcatcttatgttagtgctcgattaaactatacactaaaaccagattttcatatttttgaaaattttccaaaatccgtgggttaacccctttaaaataattagttttcggttaatcctctatatactgaagtttatactcttcactttgtttaaaaatttcaaaccactttcgacattttaattaatgtattataaactatctttcatggtatataggaatcattctaattttttaatatttagtttacttaatttcatatatacctAGAATAGTgaaattaccattataaaatatttattatctagagaaacggagacaacaaaggttctaaacctctttaaccatcatcttatgttagtgctcgatgcaACTATACACAAAAccagattttctattttttgaaaaaaaatcaaatccgtggttaaaccttttaaaataatgagttttcggtaaatcctctatatactgaagttttatactcttcacttttgtttaaaatttcaaaccacattcgacatttgaattaatgtattctaaactatctttcatggtatataggaatcattctaatttttaaaatttattttactaaaattcacatatactgcctagattagtggaattggcattataaaatcatcattatctagagaaactgaGACAACAGAGGCTCTAAACtcttgaccatcatcttatgttagtgcttgatgaaactatacactaaaacagattttcatatttttgaaaattttccaaaatccgtgggttaacccctttaaaataatgagttttcggtaaatcttctatatactgaattttatactcttcacttttgttttaaaattttcaaaccacatttgacattgaattaatgtattctaaactatattttatggtatataggaatcataataattttttaatatttagtttactttaatttcatatattacctagaatagtggaattaccattataaaataattattatctagagaaacggaaacaacaaaggttctaaactctttaaccatcatcttatattagtgctcgataaactatacactaaaacaaaatttcatatttttgaattttttcaaaatccgtgggttaaccccttttaaaacaatgagttttctgtaaatcttctatatactgaagtttatactcttcacttttgtttaaaaatttcaaaccacattcgcatttgaattaatgtattctaaactatctttcatggtatataggaatcattctaattttttaatatttagtttacttaaatttcatacattacctagaatagtggaattaccattataagaTATTTAgacagagagaaacagagacaacaaaggttctaaacctctttaaccatcatcttatgttagtgcttgattaaactatacactaaaacagattttcaattttttgaattttttcaaaatccgtgggttaacaaccccttttaaaataatgagttttccgGTAAATCTTCTATAttattgaagtttatactcttcactttggtttaaaaatttcaaaaccacattctacatttgaattaatgtattcctaaactatctttcatggtatataggaatcattctaattttttaatatttattttactaaaatttcatatactgcctagattagtggaattagcattaaaaatctttattatctagagaaacggagacaacagaggttctaaactctttgaccatcatcttatgttagtactCGATTAagctatacactaaaaccagatttcatatttttgaaattttccaaaatccgtgggttaacccttttaaaataatcagTTTTCGGGTAAtcatctatatactgaagtttatactcttcacttttgtttaaatttcaaaccactttcgacatttgaattaatgtattctaaactatctttcatggtatataggaatcattctaatttttaatatttagtttacttaaatttcatatattacctagaatagtggaattaccattataaaatatttattatctagagaaacggagacaacaaggttctaaacctctttaaccatcatcttatgttagtgctcgatgcaACTATACACAAAAAACCAGATTTtcgtatttttgaaaaaaatatcaaaatccgtgggttacaccttttaaaataatgagttttcggtaaatctctatatactgaagtttatattcttcacttttgtttaaaaatttcaaaaaccacattcgacatttgaattaatgtattctaaaactatctttcatggtatataggaatcattctaaattttaaaatttatttttactaaaattttcatatactgcctagattagtggaattagcattataaaatcttcattatctagagaaactgaGACAACATAGgctctaaactctttgaccatcatcttttgttagtgctcgatgaaactatacactaaaacgagattttttttatttttgaaaaatttccaaaatccgtggatTAACCCCTTTAAATAATGAGTTTCGGCaaaatatgtattaaaataatattgtaatatttttttttttttctcaaaatatatgggttaacccctacgaaaatattgtgttttaggttaatattcaatatttataaggcttatactcattagtgtttttaaaatttctaatcactttatatattttatcaatgtatgataaactatctttcatggtacagaacatcgttctaatttttaacaattaagttagtaaaactTCATATGGTGCATAAATCATTGGACTTTGCCACTATGAAACTTTTATTTCttgagagaaacggagacaacaaaggtttcaatctctttgaacatcatcatATGTCAATCAATACAGGATGCAACTATGCATTTAAAAAAGATTTTcgtatttatttaattttttcaaaatttgtggaATTTTATACtcattaaagttgtttaaaattttctaaatgcattataatttgtattaatctattataaatttctttcatggtacatgagaattgttctaattttttaaaaaaatgttttaataaaactttatgtATGTTTTGCTTAAGTTAGTGGACTAACCACTATGAAAATCTCTAATTTTggataaagaaaaacaataaatgTTCCAAACCTCTTTGAACATTATCCTATATCATTGTACaatgcatatatttattaatacaatattgtcatatttttgaatttttctcaaTTTTGTAGGTTTAcactacgaaaatattgagtttttagGTAAATCCCTATATACTGAGTTAATactctttaatttcttttaaaattctaactacattctaaattttattattatatcatGAATTATTTTTCTAGTACATGGTCATCTTCTTAACCCCTTACAATCGGACAAACTTAACCTTTGTTTATTCACATTTGTTATTCTATATTAAACAAATGTCATTTAGTGACTTTTGGTTACTATGATTATAGGTGAAACTTtacaaattattataatttggATGGGATTTTAGATTGATTTATTTTGTcgattctaaaataaaaattaattataaaatcaactATCTTCAAAATTTAGATTGaagtacaaaaatatttttgtaatgatCGATGGTATTATTAATTAAAGAGTTGTAAACAAGCTGAACcacaaaaactaataaaatttaaaataattgttttgaatgtttataaatatatttataattgtacagatgtaaatatataaggatttgtaaatcatataaaaatatgtcacacttttattatattatttagaaaaaatttaaaaatatttttggtaacaTGTAGTTAATATCTGAAATCTtaaaaattgttacaatttcaatagttaatgattttagattttatttgtttttatcagTGCTAAAATTTAGTCCCAAAATGAAAAGTGATTATACAATAAATTATTTGCAGTTTGGGATTTTAaccaaatctaaaataaaattttattatttttaatcatatccAAAACTTTGTTTACGACATattttaaaacacacacataaaagaacaatttaattttcgttatatttaaaataatcaaacaaattaaaaacataagtaaaacaaaTCAGTAAATTCGATGTCAGAGTTATAAAAGCCTATGATCCTCATCTTAGAGCTACAAAgaaaaactattttctttttttctctgtgAAAATTAGAGTATTTACACTTTTTacgaattaaaataaaaataaattaattgtaCAATCACTATCTGAACTAATTATAGTATTGATTTCATGTAAAAGACTTATAGTGACTTAGatttatattgttaaattatcttaaatctcacaacttttcttaaaaaaaatatgaaatttttagttatcaaactataaaattaaaagtttaatttttaaaattctaactattattttaatagttataatatagtaaacaaaatacacattttttatataatattactcTCGCAAAATCGCGGACAAACAcctagtttatattaatatgcGTGTAGCTTTTTAGTATTCCACGACTAATTGGTTTACGACATTTATCTGAA is part of the Raphanus sativus cultivar WK10039 chromosome 5, ASM80110v3, whole genome shotgun sequence genome and harbors:
- the LOC130512713 gene encoding LOW QUALITY PROTEIN: beta carbonic anhydrase 1, chloroplastic-like (The sequence of the model RefSeq protein was modified relative to this genomic sequence to represent the inferred CDS: inserted 1 base in 1 codon; deleted 1 base in 1 codon); amino-acid sequence: MGSEAYEEAIEALKKLIIEKEELKTVAAAKVEQVTAALQTGTSSDKKAFDPVENIKQGFITFKKEKYETNPALYGELAKGQSPKYMVFACSDSRVCPSHVLNFQPGEAFVVRNIANMVPPFDKVKYGGVGAAIEYAVLHLKVENIVVIGHSACGGIKGLMSFPLDGNNSTDFIEDWVKICLPAKSKVISELGESAFEDQCGRCEREAVNVSLANLLTYPFVREGXVKGTLALKGGYYDFIKGAFELWGLEFGLSETSSVKDVATILHWKL